A single window of Eucalyptus grandis isolate ANBG69807.140 chromosome 1, ASM1654582v1, whole genome shotgun sequence DNA harbors:
- the LOC120295378 gene encoding calmodulin-binding protein 60 C-like has translation MANPLENPFNLLIVNASSRHRGHSSLIGFCNILLVDPLLGPRLPDRGPRLLHYWGHYGATDILLVVPLLGSRDHGSSIEFLHKLFIISFISVLHSFLFVQQPNPSKFLMSSTKAKKIMSTQKRALPSTSSDQASLLKRPRNARKNQTWHWSEGNLMPRSWLTEDDVRRVVREELERAKSDLAEYRRSPQDSHCSRCSCIGDALKDDVQQACSTENAVKKPAEAMGLANIHPPHLARANVKSTVKNDARNLRLQLRNKLSLPLFTEKKLEGEGGARISVALIDADTGDVVTSGPEASIKLDVVVLEGDFNKDDEENWAPEDFDSYVVKEREGKGPLLKGKLQVKLKAGVGELGDLMITDNSSWNRSKSFRIGLKVASRDGKSTRIREAKTDAFPVRERRTQGEEFEEAKTDPFPVRERRTQG, from the exons aTGGCAAACCCTCTGGAGAACCCATTCAATTTACTAATTGTGAATGCTTCGTCCCGCCATCGGGGCCACAGCTCCTTGATCGGGTTCTGCAACATCCTCCTTGTCGATCCATTATTGGGGCCACGGCTCCCCGATCGAGGTCCACGGCTCCTTCATTATTGGGGCCATTATGGGGCCACGGACATCCTCCTCGTCGTTCCACTATTGGGGTCACGGGATCACGGCTCCTCGATCGAG TTCTTACATAAACTGTTCATCATCTCCTTCATTTCTGTGCTACATTCGTTCCTGTTTGTTCAGCAGCCAAATCCTTCCAAGTTCTTGATGAGCTccacaaaagcaaagaaaatcatGTCGACGCAAAAGAGAGCTTTGCCTTCCACTTCTTCAGATCAAGCAAGTCTACTCAAGAGGCCACGCAACGCTCGAAAGAA TCAAACATGGCACTGGTCCGAGGGGAATCTCATGCCGAGGAGCTGGTTGACAGAGGACGATGTCCGGAGAGTG GTCAGGGAAGAGCTGGAGCGTGCTAAATCTGACTTGGCCGAATACCGTCGAAG TCCACAAGACAGCCATTGTTCAAGGTGTAGTTGCATTGGGGATGCTCTCAAAGATGATGTACAACAGGCATGCTCAACAGAGAATGCTGTTAAAAAACCG GCGGAAGCAATGGGGCTTGCAAACATTCACCCTCCCCACCTTGCAAG GGCTAATGTTAAATCTACGGTGAAGAATGATGCGAGAAACTTACGGCTTCAACTTCGAAACAAACTCTCACTTCCTCTATTTACTGAAAAGAAACTAGAAGGAGAGGGTGGTGCTCGCATTTCCGTTGCATTGATCGATGCGGATACAGGGGATGTCGTTACGTCAGGGCCAGAAGCCTCCATCAAGTTGGACGTCGTCGTGCTTGAAGGTGACTTCAACAAAGACGATGAGGAAAATTGGGCTCCAGAAGATTTTGATAGCTACGTGGTTAAAGAACGAGAAGGAAAGGGGCCGCTTTTGAAAGGAAAGCTCCAAGTGAAGCTCAAGGCTGGTGTTGGGGAGCTGGGAGACTTGATGATTACTGACAATTCCAGCTGGAATCGAAGCAAAAGTTTCAGGATAGGGCTCAAAGTGGCATCGCGTGATGGTAAGAGTACACGAATCCGAGAAGCAAAAACAGATGCCTTTCCTGTTAGGGAACGTAGGACACAAG GCGAGGAATTTGAAGAAGCAAAAACAGATCCCTTTCCCGTTAGGGAACGTAGGACACAAG GATAA